A window of the Pseudomonas fluorescens genome harbors these coding sequences:
- a CDS encoding YaiI/YqxD family protein — translation MRVWIDADACPKMAKELVVKFALKRRFEVVLVAGQPQSKPALAIVKLIVVPSGPDAADDYLVEHAVPGELVICSDIPLADRLVKKGVAALDPRGKEFDAQNMGERLATRNLFTDLREQGQVSGGPAPFGDREKQAFANALDRILTRLARQS, via the coding sequence ATGCGCGTATGGATCGATGCCGACGCCTGCCCGAAGATGGCCAAGGAGCTGGTGGTGAAGTTCGCCCTCAAGCGCCGCTTCGAAGTGGTGCTGGTGGCGGGGCAACCGCAGAGCAAACCGGCGCTGGCGATCGTCAAGCTGATCGTGGTGCCGAGTGGCCCGGATGCGGCGGACGATTATCTGGTGGAGCACGCGGTGCCGGGCGAACTGGTGATTTGCAGCGACATCCCGCTGGCCGACCGGCTGGTGAAGAAGGGGGTGGCGGCGCTCGACCCACGAGGCAAGGAGTTCGACGCGCAGAACATGGGTGAGCGGCTGGCGACTCGCAACCTGTTCACCGATCTGCGTGAGCAGGGCCAGGTCAGCGGCGGCCCGGCACCTTTCGGTGACCGGGAGAAGCAGGCGTTCGCCAATGCGCTGGACCGGATCCTGACACGGCTGGCGCGCCAATCCTGA